Proteins encoded together in one Musa acuminata AAA Group cultivar baxijiao chromosome BXJ3-6, Cavendish_Baxijiao_AAA, whole genome shotgun sequence window:
- the LOC103989279 gene encoding probable calcium-binding protein CML22 isoform X2 produces the protein MPTFNGSRLVASPSSPKLLSFRNPNNPSYTQGGSAASMKETSGLLRSFSALKSFSDKVGDAFAKLSSSIKHRKDHQNLKRRLLEAMKQRGYSNQNTFRSINSIIMWFPHFKEGLQNIKNIFEKYDEDSNGTMDHEDLKKCLRMLQIQLSEKDIDRLYHYCGMDENKGIQYHEFIVLLCFAYLLAGPDSATNNMSNSASRHVEATFDKLAEAFAFLDKNGDGKLDKKDIILALNEAPSKEKSPTHITSRRFKEMDRNKDGTVSFKEFLFSLIKWIGIDTDHEKEPLRTIEVW, from the exons ATGCCCACCTTCAATGGTTCCAGGCTGGTAGCTTCTCCATCATCACCAAAGCTCCTGTCTTTCCGAAACCCCAATAATCCATCCTACACACAAGGGGGTTCTGCAGCTTCCATGAAAGAAACTTCAG GACTGTTACGCTCATTCTCTGCACTGAAATCATTCTCTGACAAAGTGGGAGATGCCTTTGCCAAACTTAGTTCTTCAATTAAGCATAGAAAAGATCATCAGAATCTTAAGAGGAGATTGTTAGAGGCCATGAAACAGAGAGGCTATTCGAACCAAAATACCTTCAGATCAATCAATAGCATCATCATGTGGTTCCCGCATTTCAAAGAAGGGTTGCAAAATATCAAGAATATCTTTGAAAAATACG ATGAGGATTCAAATGGCACGATGGATCATGAAGATCTAAAGAAGTGCCTGAGAATGCTGCAAATCCAACTTTCGGAGAAGGATATTGATCGTCTTTATCATTACTGTGGCATGGATGAAAACAAAGGAATACAATACCATGAATTTATTGTTCTCCTTTGCTTTGCTTATCTTCTGGCAGGACCTGACTCTGCAACTAATAAT ATGTCAAATTCTGCATCACGACATGTTGAAGCCACCTTTGATAAGCTTGCAGAAGCATTTGCATTTCTTGACAAAAATGGTGATGGAAAGCTGGATAAGAAGGACATCATTCTGGCACTAAACGAAGCACCTTCAAAGGAGAAATCACCAACTCATATTACAAGCAGAAGATTCA AAGAAATGGACAGAAACAAGGATGGAACAGTGTCTTTCAAAGAGTTCCTTTTCTCCTTGATAAAATGGATTGGAATAGACACAGATCATGAGAAAGAACCTCTGAGAACCATTGAAGTTTGGTAA
- the LOC103989279 gene encoding probable calcium-binding protein CML22 isoform X1, whose translation MPTFNGSRLVASPSSPKLLSFRNPNNPSYTQGGSAASMKETSGLLRSFSALKSFSDKVGDAFAKLSSSIKHRKDHQNLKRRLLEAMKQRGYSNQNTFRSINSIIMWFPHFKEGLQNIKNIFEKYVSQFDADLVRAVIKRTKCVLAHIPDEDSNGTMDHEDLKKCLRMLQIQLSEKDIDRLYHYCGMDENKGIQYHEFIVLLCFAYLLAGPDSATNNMSNSASRHVEATFDKLAEAFAFLDKNGDGKLDKKDIILALNEAPSKEKSPTHITSRRFKEMDRNKDGTVSFKEFLFSLIKWIGIDTDHEKEPLRTIEVW comes from the exons ATGCCCACCTTCAATGGTTCCAGGCTGGTAGCTTCTCCATCATCACCAAAGCTCCTGTCTTTCCGAAACCCCAATAATCCATCCTACACACAAGGGGGTTCTGCAGCTTCCATGAAAGAAACTTCAG GACTGTTACGCTCATTCTCTGCACTGAAATCATTCTCTGACAAAGTGGGAGATGCCTTTGCCAAACTTAGTTCTTCAATTAAGCATAGAAAAGATCATCAGAATCTTAAGAGGAGATTGTTAGAGGCCATGAAACAGAGAGGCTATTCGAACCAAAATACCTTCAGATCAATCAATAGCATCATCATGTGGTTCCCGCATTTCAAAGAAGGGTTGCAAAATATCAAGAATATCTTTGAAAAATACG TTTCTCAATTTGATGCTGATTTAGTACGAGCCGTAATTAAAAGAACAAAGTGTGTTCTGGCACACATTCCAGATGAGGATTCAAATGGCACGATGGATCATGAAGATCTAAAGAAGTGCCTGAGAATGCTGCAAATCCAACTTTCGGAGAAGGATATTGATCGTCTTTATCATTACTGTGGCATGGATGAAAACAAAGGAATACAATACCATGAATTTATTGTTCTCCTTTGCTTTGCTTATCTTCTGGCAGGACCTGACTCTGCAACTAATAAT ATGTCAAATTCTGCATCACGACATGTTGAAGCCACCTTTGATAAGCTTGCAGAAGCATTTGCATTTCTTGACAAAAATGGTGATGGAAAGCTGGATAAGAAGGACATCATTCTGGCACTAAACGAAGCACCTTCAAAGGAGAAATCACCAACTCATATTACAAGCAGAAGATTCA AAGAAATGGACAGAAACAAGGATGGAACAGTGTCTTTCAAAGAGTTCCTTTTCTCCTTGATAAAATGGATTGGAATAGACACAGATCATGAGAAAGAACCTCTGAGAACCATTGAAGTTTGGTAA
- the LOC103989828 gene encoding probable E3 ubiquitin-protein ligase HIP1, with amino-acid sequence MVGIKPSSFTRLKCDKKAIATMETTPVHGHADWVLRAYQTQGTPASAPVVIKLGYTVMHIVEGRVVEEPPRAYHTFVFTLGDFLHQTSRRRAISTVLLRAGVYGYDICFAGRMERQLVAFCNDLVETVFNSGNGIEMIVDVHLAHFPSDEETSSDVEGVGEDGDFGGIPASTDAVKELAVVKYERGGDVREESCIICFEEFDEGVEVTRMPCKHAFHGGCLTRWLESSHVCPLCRHAIPASADP; translated from the coding sequence ATGGTAGGAATTAAGCCGAGTTCATTCACACGGTTGAAGTGCGACAAGAAGGCGATTGCGACGATGGAGACGACTCCTGTCCATGGCCATGCCGATTGGGTTCTCAGGGCCTATCAAACTCAGGGGACGCCGGCATCGGCCCCGGTGGTGATCAAACTCGGCTATACCGTGATGCACATTGTCGAAGGTCGAGTCGTGGAGGAACCGCCCCGTGCCTACCACACCTTTGTCTTCACTCTCGGCGACTTCCTCCACCAAACATCTCGCCGCCGGGCGATCTCGACCGTTCTCTTACGCGCCGGCGTCTATGGTTATGACATCTGCTTCGCCGGACGGATGGAGAGACAACTCGTTGCCTTCTGCAATGATCTAGTCGAGACGGTTTTCAACTCTGGCAACGGGATCGAGATGATCGTGGATGTACATTTGGCCCACTTCCCGAGCGATGAGGAAACTTCTTCGGACGTCGAAGGCGTCGGCGAGGACGGGGATTTCGGTGGCATCCCGGCGTCGACGGACGCGGTGAAGGAGCTGGCGGTGGTGAAGTACGAGCGTGGAGGAGATGTCAGAGAGGAGAGTTGCATCATCTGCTTCGAGGAGTTCGACGAGGGCGTGGAGGTGACGCGGATGCCATGCAAGCACGCCTTCCATGGCGGCTGTCTCACTCGATGGTTGGAGAGCAGCCATGTGTGTCCTCTCTGCAGACACGCCATACCTGCTTCTGCTGATCCCTGA